A single Anatilimnocola floriformis DNA region contains:
- a CDS encoding lipid-binding SYLF domain-containing protein, with product MWRIVFSTVLLVGVLLVSKPVRANDEQRIVEQANSALHEIMAVPVKKIPETLLEDAHAVAIIPGVIKVGLVAGVQRGRGVVLIRDKGQFGLPRFVSITGGSVGWQIGAQATDFVLVFKSKKSVEGLLEGKFKIGADIAAAAGPVGRRAEASTDLELRAEIYSYSRSRGLFAGVSLDGSVLQLEQQMEMNYYRPGANGLPTPAPESAVKLLDTLTKYTAAADGKVVVVDPLGPPMPGAVDDRAARLAAVQQELARSATQLSGVLDENWRRYLALPAEVFAAGKVPPPETLNATLQRFESVARDPQFRQLNERLDFRATLELLREYSATLAEGGQGKLSLPPPPGAFPAPVVR from the coding sequence ATGTGGCGAATCGTATTTTCAACGGTTTTGCTCGTTGGTGTTCTGCTGGTGAGCAAACCGGTCCGCGCGAACGATGAGCAGCGGATTGTGGAGCAGGCCAACAGTGCGCTGCACGAAATCATGGCCGTGCCGGTGAAGAAGATTCCGGAAACGTTGCTCGAAGATGCGCACGCCGTAGCGATCATTCCCGGCGTGATCAAAGTGGGTCTCGTGGCCGGTGTGCAGCGCGGTCGCGGCGTAGTGCTGATTCGCGATAAGGGGCAATTTGGTTTGCCACGATTCGTTTCGATCACTGGCGGCAGCGTCGGTTGGCAGATCGGTGCGCAGGCGACCGATTTTGTGCTCGTCTTCAAATCGAAGAAGAGCGTCGAAGGTTTGCTCGAAGGCAAATTCAAAATCGGCGCCGACATCGCGGCTGCGGCGGGCCCGGTTGGCCGTCGCGCTGAAGCGTCGACAGATTTAGAACTGCGGGCCGAGATTTATTCGTACTCGCGCAGCCGCGGTTTATTCGCCGGCGTGTCGCTCGACGGCAGTGTGCTGCAACTCGAGCAGCAAATGGAAATGAATTACTACCGACCTGGCGCGAATGGCCTGCCGACTCCCGCGCCGGAATCAGCAGTGAAGCTGCTCGATACCCTGACGAAGTACACTGCGGCTGCTGATGGCAAAGTGGTTGTCGTCGATCCACTCGGGCCACCAATGCCCGGCGCCGTCGACGATCGTGCAGCTCGCCTGGCTGCAGTTCAGCAAGAGCTCGCTCGCTCGGCGACGCAGCTCAGCGGTGTGCTGGATGAGAATTGGCGACGCTATCTGGCCCTGCCCGCCGAAGTTTTTGCGGCCGGCAAAGTGCCTCCTCCGGAAACGCTCAATGCCACACTGCAGCGCTTTGAATCGGTGGCACGCGACCCGCAATTTCGTCAATTAAACGAAAGACTTGATTTCCGCGCTACGCTCGAATTGTTGCGGGAATATTCAGCAACTCTGGCAGAAGGCGGCCAGGGAAAACTATCGTTGCCGCCCCCTCCGGGAGCGTTTCCAGCCCCGGTGGTGCGCTAA